In Sporosarcina sp. PTS2304, a genomic segment contains:
- a CDS encoding (Fe-S)-binding protein, which yields MNLLLIANWILFLAVVVYGVGLFLYLLKTRYEFIRLGRKEEFDHNVKERLIKIWVYVFGQKKLLKDKKSGAIHVLFFYGFLLVQFGAIDLIWKGLKPGSHLPLGPLYPAFTFFQEIVVFLILVAVVWAFYRRYVEKLVRLKRGWKSGLVLIFIGTLMVSTLVANGANMIWHNEGTTWTEPMASIIATVFAGVPQSVAVAIFFIGWWVHLLTLLVFLVYVPQSKHAHLIAGPANVYFHRLDHAGRLKPIDFEALEEVEDEDDMPPLGVGKITDFTQAQMIDFYACVECGRCTNMCPAAGTGKMLSPMDLITKLRDHLTNTGAVMTKQKPWVPQLMFNQTQGNQLALAATAEGMTMDELYNPSLIGDVITEEEIWACTTCRNCEDQCPVMNEHVDKIIDLRRHLVMTEGKMDADAQRAMTNIERQGNPWGLNRKEKENWRDARPDLHIPTVKEAKKAGEDFEYLLWVGSMGAFDNRSQKIALSFAHLLNEAGVSFAILGNKEKNSGDTPRRLGNEFLFQELATANIAEFEKANVSKIVTIDPHAYNIFKNEYPDFGLQAIVKHHTELLYDLVMSGKLEPKYAIDEVITFHDSCYLGRYNDVYDQPREILKAIPGVQLVEMKRNRQDGMCCGAGGGMMWMEEHTGQRVNVARTEQALEVSPGIISSGCPYCLTMLSDGTKAMEVEDSVGTYDIAELLERSIFGDQQLEPEASEEPEDQAVEVEMAATTETADETPNKADETHN from the coding sequence ATGAATCTGTTACTTATCGCAAACTGGATATTGTTTTTAGCAGTCGTCGTGTATGGTGTAGGCCTATTCTTGTACTTACTTAAAACCCGTTACGAATTTATTCGATTGGGAAGAAAAGAAGAATTTGACCATAATGTGAAAGAACGACTGATCAAAATTTGGGTGTATGTCTTTGGACAAAAGAAACTATTGAAAGATAAAAAGAGTGGAGCCATTCACGTACTATTTTTCTATGGGTTCTTACTTGTTCAATTCGGAGCAATCGACTTAATTTGGAAAGGTTTAAAGCCAGGATCCCATTTGCCACTAGGTCCATTGTATCCTGCGTTTACGTTCTTCCAAGAAATTGTTGTATTTTTAATTTTAGTCGCTGTCGTGTGGGCGTTCTACCGTCGCTACGTTGAGAAGCTAGTGCGTTTGAAGCGGGGATGGAAATCAGGTCTAGTGTTGATTTTCATTGGTACGCTGATGGTTTCCACATTAGTCGCAAACGGAGCGAATATGATTTGGCATAATGAAGGAACGACTTGGACAGAACCGATGGCATCCATTATCGCTACTGTATTTGCAGGAGTACCACAAAGTGTCGCTGTTGCGATTTTCTTCATTGGCTGGTGGGTTCACTTACTAACGTTGCTAGTATTCTTAGTGTATGTACCACAATCCAAGCACGCGCACTTAATTGCAGGTCCTGCAAACGTTTACTTCCACCGTCTCGATCATGCAGGCCGCTTGAAGCCAATTGATTTCGAAGCGTTAGAAGAAGTGGAAGATGAAGACGATATGCCGCCGCTCGGTGTCGGAAAAATTACCGACTTTACACAAGCGCAAATGATCGACTTTTATGCATGTGTAGAATGTGGACGCTGTACGAATATGTGTCCAGCAGCGGGGACTGGGAAAATGTTGTCACCGATGGACTTGATTACGAAATTACGTGATCACTTAACGAATACAGGTGCAGTGATGACGAAGCAGAAGCCTTGGGTGCCACAACTGATGTTCAACCAAACACAAGGCAATCAGTTGGCACTTGCCGCAACAGCAGAAGGCATGACGATGGATGAGCTGTATAATCCCTCATTGATCGGCGATGTCATTACAGAAGAAGAAATTTGGGCTTGTACGACATGCCGTAACTGTGAAGATCAATGCCCTGTTATGAATGAACACGTAGATAAAATTATTGACCTTCGTCGTCATTTAGTCATGACAGAAGGAAAAATGGACGCAGATGCACAGCGCGCGATGACGAACATTGAACGTCAAGGGAATCCGTGGGGTCTGAACCGTAAAGAGAAAGAAAACTGGAGAGATGCGCGTCCCGACTTGCATATCCCGACAGTAAAAGAAGCGAAAAAAGCAGGAGAAGACTTTGAATACTTGCTGTGGGTCGGCTCGATGGGTGCATTCGACAACCGTTCGCAAAAAATCGCTCTATCTTTCGCTCATCTATTGAACGAAGCAGGCGTCAGTTTCGCGATTTTAGGTAATAAAGAGAAAAACTCAGGGGATACACCACGTCGTCTAGGAAATGAGTTTTTATTCCAAGAACTAGCGACAGCGAATATTGCAGAGTTTGAAAAAGCGAACGTTTCAAAAATTGTCACGATCGATCCGCACGCCTACAATATTTTCAAAAATGAGTATCCAGACTTTGGTCTGCAAGCGATCGTTAAACACCATACCGAGTTGCTGTATGACTTAGTCATGTCAGGGAAGCTAGAGCCTAAATATGCGATCGATGAAGTGATCACATTCCATGACTCCTGCTACTTAGGACGTTATAATGACGTCTATGACCAGCCGCGTGAAATTCTAAAAGCGATCCCGGGCGTTCAGTTAGTCGAAATGAAACGGAATCGACAAGACGGCATGTGCTGTGGAGCAGGTGGCGGAATGATGTGGATGGAAGAACATACAGGCCAACGTGTCAACGTCGCTCGTACAGAGCAGGCGCTAGAAGTTAGCCCTGGAATTATATCGTCTGGTTGTCCGTATTGCTTAACGATGTTGTCTGACGGAACGAAAGCAATGGAAGTGGAAGATTCTGTCGGAACATATGATATCGCGGAGTTGCTAGAGCGCTCTATTTTTGGAGACCAGCAACTAGAACCGGAAGCTAGTGAAGAGCCGGAAGATCAAGCAGTCGAAGTAGAAATGGCTGCAACTACTGAAACAGCGGATGAAACACCGAATAAGGCGGACGAAACGCATAATTAA
- a CDS encoding acetyl-CoA C-acetyltransferase, with protein sequence MRTVILQGARTPFGKLGGALQSQTASDLGGIAIKEALKRSGVEGDQVGEVIMGTVLQAGQGQIPSRQAATKGGIPFSVKTETINKVCASGMRSITLGDQLIRLGEENIIVAGGMESMSNAPYYVPGARSGLRMGDSTLVDGMIYDGLTCAFSPDQVHMGTYGNGTANDFSLSRETQDKWSLRSHELAIEAIDKGLFAEEIVSVTIPQRKGDPVVVKDDEGPRRGSSLEALAKLRPAFGKDGTITAGNAPGVNDGACAVVLMSEEEAKKQGKEPLAVIIGHAEIGIEPERFPETPGHVINALLEKTGKTIEEIDLFEINEAFAVVALASSKIAGLDEEKVNVNGGAVALGHPIGASGARVVLTLANELKRRGGGIGIAAICSGGGQGDGIMIEVPKTN encoded by the coding sequence ATGAGAACAGTTATTTTACAAGGAGCTAGAACCCCATTTGGTAAATTAGGCGGCGCACTTCAATCACAAACAGCTAGTGATCTAGGTGGTATTGCTATAAAGGAAGCGCTTAAACGCTCAGGTGTTGAAGGCGATCAAGTCGGTGAAGTCATTATGGGCACTGTTTTACAAGCCGGACAAGGTCAAATTCCTTCCAGACAAGCCGCAACAAAAGGTGGCATTCCTTTTAGCGTAAAGACTGAAACGATTAACAAAGTATGTGCTTCCGGTATGCGCAGTATTACGTTAGGCGATCAATTAATTCGCTTAGGTGAAGAAAACATCATCGTAGCAGGCGGCATGGAGTCGATGTCTAACGCACCTTATTATGTACCGGGCGCACGTTCAGGTTTGCGAATGGGAGACAGCACTCTCGTTGACGGAATGATTTATGACGGACTAACTTGTGCATTTTCACCGGACCAAGTACATATGGGAACGTACGGTAACGGGACAGCGAATGATTTTTCATTGAGTCGTGAAACGCAGGACAAATGGTCATTGCGCAGTCATGAATTAGCAATAGAAGCTATCGACAAAGGACTATTTGCTGAAGAAATCGTGAGCGTCACTATTCCACAACGTAAAGGAGATCCAGTCGTTGTGAAAGATGACGAAGGTCCGCGTCGAGGAAGCTCATTGGAAGCGCTTGCGAAGTTGCGTCCGGCATTTGGTAAAGACGGGACGATCACAGCAGGCAACGCACCAGGTGTCAACGATGGCGCATGCGCAGTTGTATTGATGAGTGAAGAGGAAGCTAAGAAACAAGGGAAAGAGCCGTTAGCTGTTATTATAGGGCACGCAGAAATCGGAATTGAACCCGAGCGCTTCCCAGAGACTCCTGGCCACGTCATTAACGCATTACTAGAGAAAACAGGCAAAACTATTGAAGAAATCGATTTATTTGAAATTAACGAAGCGTTTGCGGTAGTCGCACTGGCTAGCTCGAAAATTGCTGGGCTGGATGAAGAAAAGGTTAATGTGAACGGAGGCGCTGTGGCACTCGGTCATCCAATCGGTGCTAGTGGGGCACGTGTAGTGTTAACACTTGCGAATGAATTAAAACGTCGTGGCGGTGGAATTGGTATCGCGGCGATCTGTTCAGGCGGCGGTCAAGGCGACGGAATTATGATTGAAGTACCAAAAACAAATTAA
- a CDS encoding 3-hydroxybutyryl-CoA dehydrogenase — MTIENVFVIGAGQMGGGIAQVCAQAGYQVTLHDINEEAYDRGFQVITKNLSRNVEKGRMTEQEMQEVLARFTKSLDLENAKNAHIVIEAAVENMAVKAKIFSLLDEITPAHTILATNTSSLPITEIAAATKRPEKVIGMHFMNPVPVMKLVEVIRGLATDDKVYEAVEEMTKKLNKTPVEVNDYPGFVANRILMPMINEAIFTLYEGVATKEAIDDVMKMGMNHPMGPLQLADFIGLDTCLYIMETLYEGFGDSKYRPCPLLRKYVKAGWHGKKTGRGFYTYE; from the coding sequence ATGACAATTGAGAACGTATTTGTAATTGGCGCAGGTCAAATGGGTGGAGGAATCGCTCAAGTTTGTGCGCAGGCAGGTTATCAAGTCACGCTCCATGACATCAATGAAGAAGCATACGACCGCGGGTTTCAAGTAATCACTAAAAACTTGAGCCGCAATGTAGAAAAGGGACGAATGACAGAGCAAGAAATGCAAGAAGTGCTTGCTCGTTTTACGAAATCACTTGATCTTGAAAATGCAAAAAATGCACATATCGTAATTGAAGCGGCTGTAGAAAATATGGCAGTCAAAGCGAAGATTTTCTCGTTACTGGACGAAATCACCCCGGCACATACTATTTTGGCGACGAATACATCTTCTTTACCGATCACCGAAATCGCTGCTGCTACGAAGCGACCTGAGAAAGTGATCGGCATGCACTTTATGAATCCTGTACCTGTTATGAAGCTCGTAGAAGTGATTCGCGGACTCGCAACGGACGATAAAGTATACGAAGCAGTAGAAGAAATGACAAAGAAACTTAATAAAACACCAGTGGAAGTAAATGACTACCCTGGTTTTGTTGCGAATCGTATTTTAATGCCAATGATCAACGAAGCGATCTTCACATTGTATGAAGGGGTGGCGACGAAAGAAGCTATCGATGACGTCATGAAAATGGGTATGAACCATCCGATGGGACCTTTACAATTAGCAGATTTCATCGGTCTCGATACATGCCTTTACATTATGGAAACATTATACGAAGGGTTTGGAGATTCTAAATATCGTCCATGTCCTTTATTACGCAAATACGTCAAAGCGGGTTGGCATGGTAAAAAAACCGGTCGTGGATTTTACACATACGAATGA
- a CDS encoding acyl-CoA dehydrogenase: MNFIFTEEQQMMRQLVRDFAKKEIEPWIPRMEKGEFPRELVDKMGELGLMGITAPEQYGGSEMDFVSYIIAIHELSKVSAVMGVILSVHNSVGMNPILYFGNEEQKNRYLPKMASGEYLGAFCLTEASSGSDAGSLKTKAKRVNDEYVINGSKMFITNGGEADVYIVFANTAPDKGTYGITAFIVEKNTPGLVIGKDENKMGLHGSRTVELSFDNMKVPAENRLGEEGQGFKIAMANLDVGRIGIAAQALGIAEASVEAAVNYAIEREQFGKPIAANQGVGFKLADMATATEAARLLVYRAAWLRSEGKACGKEASMAKLFAAQAAVDNSIEAVQVFGGYGYTEDYPVERYFRDAKVCQIYEGTSEIQRVVIAKHVTN, from the coding sequence ATGAACTTTATATTTACAGAAGAACAACAAATGATGCGCCAACTAGTTCGTGATTTCGCAAAAAAAGAAATTGAGCCGTGGATTCCGCGAATGGAAAAAGGAGAATTTCCCCGTGAATTAGTAGACAAAATGGGTGAACTCGGTTTGATGGGTATTACAGCTCCCGAGCAATACGGTGGTTCTGAAATGGATTTCGTCTCGTACATTATAGCCATTCACGAATTATCTAAAGTCAGTGCCGTCATGGGTGTCATATTATCTGTTCACAATTCTGTTGGGATGAATCCGATCCTCTACTTCGGCAATGAAGAACAAAAGAATCGCTACTTACCTAAAATGGCGTCTGGTGAGTATTTGGGCGCGTTCTGTCTGACGGAGGCTTCTTCGGGATCAGACGCGGGTTCTTTAAAGACGAAAGCGAAACGTGTGAACGATGAATATGTGATTAACGGGTCGAAAATGTTTATTACAAATGGTGGAGAAGCCGATGTGTACATTGTGTTCGCCAACACAGCTCCTGATAAGGGCACGTATGGCATTACAGCGTTCATCGTAGAAAAAAATACACCTGGACTTGTTATTGGTAAAGATGAAAATAAAATGGGTCTTCATGGATCGCGGACAGTAGAACTAAGCTTTGATAATATGAAAGTACCTGCAGAAAATAGATTAGGTGAAGAAGGGCAAGGCTTTAAAATTGCAATGGCCAACCTAGATGTCGGTAGAATCGGTATTGCGGCCCAAGCGCTAGGCATAGCGGAAGCTTCAGTGGAAGCGGCAGTGAACTATGCAATCGAGCGCGAACAATTCGGCAAACCGATCGCCGCCAATCAAGGCGTTGGCTTTAAGTTGGCAGACATGGCGACTGCAACAGAAGCCGCAAGACTACTAGTATATCGAGCTGCTTGGCTTCGTTCTGAAGGCAAAGCATGCGGTAAAGAGGCGTCCATGGCCAAATTATTCGCTGCACAGGCGGCGGTAGATAATTCTATTGAAGCGGTGCAAGTATTTGGAGGATATGGCTATACGGAAGACTATCCGGTAGAGCGCTATTTCCGAGATGCAAAAGTTTGCCAAATTTATGAAGGCACTAGCGAAATTCAACGTGTAGTCATTGCGAAACACGTGACGAACTGA
- a CDS encoding acyl-CoA dehydrogenase has product MDFTLSEEHEMIRKMVRDFAQKEVAPTAAQRDEDETFDMEIFRKMAELGLTGIPWPEEYGGIGSDYLAYVIAVEELSRVCASTGVVLSAHTSLAGWPLFKYGNEEQKQKYLRPLAEGSKMGAYCLTEAGSGSDAGGMKTTAKLEGDEYVLNGSKIFITNGGIADTYIVFAVTDPESKHKGTSAFIVESTFEGFSVGKKEKKLGIRSSPTTEVIFDQCRVPKENLLGEEGDGFIIAMKTLDGGRNGIAAQAVGIAQGALDAAVEYSKERVQFGKPIVANQGVSFKLADMATSIEASRLLTYQAAWLETNDLPYGKASAMAKLMAGDTAMNVTTEAVQVFGGYGYTKDYPVERYMRDAKITQIYEGTQEIQRLVISRMLTK; this is encoded by the coding sequence ATGGACTTTACATTATCTGAAGAACATGAAATGATTCGTAAAATGGTGAGAGATTTTGCGCAGAAAGAAGTAGCACCGACAGCGGCACAACGAGATGAAGACGAAACTTTTGACATGGAGATCTTTCGCAAGATGGCCGAACTCGGATTAACAGGCATCCCATGGCCGGAAGAGTATGGCGGCATCGGCAGTGATTATTTAGCGTATGTCATTGCGGTAGAAGAGCTATCAAGAGTATGTGCTTCTACAGGAGTCGTGCTGTCTGCGCATACGTCTTTAGCAGGGTGGCCGCTCTTTAAATATGGCAATGAAGAACAAAAACAAAAATACTTACGTCCTCTTGCAGAAGGTTCAAAAATGGGTGCATATTGCTTAACAGAAGCGGGCTCTGGATCGGATGCGGGCGGAATGAAAACGACAGCGAAACTCGAAGGTGATGAGTACGTACTGAATGGCTCTAAAATCTTCATCACCAATGGCGGAATTGCTGACACATATATTGTCTTCGCAGTAACAGACCCCGAATCCAAACATAAAGGAACGAGTGCATTCATCGTTGAAAGTACATTTGAAGGATTTTCTGTAGGGAAGAAAGAGAAAAAACTGGGAATTCGTTCTTCGCCAACGACAGAAGTGATATTCGATCAATGCCGTGTGCCGAAAGAAAATCTTCTTGGGGAAGAAGGCGATGGATTCATTATCGCGATGAAGACGTTAGACGGCGGACGAAATGGAATCGCTGCACAAGCGGTCGGAATTGCTCAAGGAGCTCTCGATGCAGCAGTGGAATATTCAAAAGAGCGTGTCCAGTTCGGTAAACCAATCGTAGCCAATCAAGGTGTCAGCTTCAAATTAGCAGATATGGCAACGTCCATCGAAGCTTCTCGTTTATTGACGTATCAAGCGGCATGGTTGGAAACGAATGACTTGCCATACGGTAAAGCGTCTGCGATGGCAAAATTGATGGCTGGCGATACAGCGATGAACGTGACGACAGAAGCAGTGCAAGTATTCGGTGGATACGGCTATACGAAAGACTATCCAGTGGAACGTTATATGCGTGATGCGAAAATTACGCAAATTTATGAGGGTACACAAGAAATTCAGCGTCTCGTCATTTCTCGTATGCTGACGAAATAA
- a CDS encoding TetR/AcrR family transcriptional regulator: protein MPKHEVKSTVKDEELIQKRREQISRGAVKLFIDKGFHRTTTREIAKEAGFSIGTLYEYIRTKEDVLYLVCDSIYNEVNMRLAELDTNDNTIEGLRLAIANYFEVINVMSDEFLVMYQESKSLPSEALRYVLTKELEMVQQFETIIQRCMEAGNLRIGPEEVSLAAHHILVQGQMWSFRRWALRREYTLERYIQVQTDQIIQGLEK from the coding sequence GTGCCGAAACACGAAGTGAAATCTACGGTAAAAGATGAGGAATTAATTCAGAAGAGACGTGAACAAATTAGTCGTGGTGCGGTGAAATTATTTATCGATAAAGGATTCCATCGAACGACTACACGTGAAATCGCAAAGGAAGCGGGCTTTAGTATTGGCACACTGTACGAGTATATCCGTACGAAAGAAGACGTACTGTATCTCGTATGTGACAGTATTTACAACGAAGTGAATATGCGGCTTGCTGAATTAGATACAAATGATAATACGATAGAAGGATTACGTCTAGCGATCGCTAATTATTTTGAAGTCATTAATGTCATGTCAGATGAATTTTTAGTTATGTATCAAGAATCCAAGTCACTGCCGAGTGAAGCGTTGCGCTATGTATTGACTAAAGAACTTGAAATGGTGCAGCAATTTGAAACGATCATCCAACGTTGCATGGAAGCGGGGAACTTACGAATTGGGCCGGAAGAAGTTTCACTTGCCGCACATCATATTCTCGTTCAAGGACAAATGTGGTCATTCCGCAGATGGGCGCTACGAAGAGAATATACGTTAGAACGATATATCCAAGTACAAACAGACCAAATCATTCAGGGACTAGAAAAATAA
- the icmF gene encoding fused isobutyryl-CoA mutase/GTPase IcmF, translating to MATEEIYKPKHHIRFVTASSLFDGHDASINIMRRILQSTGAEVIHLGHNRSVEEVVNAAIQEDVQGIAISSYQGGHVEYFKYMYDLLKERGASHIKIFGGGGGVIIPKEIKELHEYGIQWIFSPEDGRKMGLQGMINRIMELSDFSTTPENEEANLEKLTAETPGVLANLITYVEEKHLQKDEAAETLLEQARSLSKNTPVLGITGTGGAGKSSLTDELIRRFLREFPDKRVAILSIDPTKQKTGGALLGDRIRMNAIFNNRVYMRSLATRGSRSELTTAIHDVLDVTKAAGYDLIIVETSGIGQGDAQITDISDVSMYVMTSEFGAPTQLEKIDMIDFADLIVINKFERKGSEDALNQVRKQYQRSHTLFDKELEEMPVFGTIASQFNDKGTNILFAALVDQLNKTCDFDWTTSYSESITEQKQTVIIPPDRSHYLREIASTVRTYHAKSKQQEELARRLFQLEGAIESVKEADSNEALLDSLTNIKEGIEEQLTGESKRTLANWESLRKSYEQDEYVVKIRDKEIRTSLQTTSLSGLKIPKVVLPKYKDYGEILRFVHSENVPGSFPYTGGVFPFKRQGEDPKRQFAGEGTPERTNRRFHYVSKDDDAKRLSTAFDSVTLYGEDPDERPDIYGKVGESGVSICTLEDMKKLYAGFDLCAPSTSVSMTINGPAPIILAMFMNAAVDQQVRKKEEELGRTLTVEEFTDVREMTFQTVRGTVQADILKEDQGQNTCIFSTEFALRLMGDIQQYFIDKKVRNYYSVSISGYHIAEAGSNPISQLAFTLANGFTYVEYYLSRGMNIDDFAPNLSFFFSNGLDPEYTVIGRVARRIWAITMRDKYGANERSQKLKYHIQTSGRSLHAQEIDFNDIRTTLQALMALQDNCNSLHTNAYDEAITTPTEESVRRAMAIQMIITKEHGLSKNENPLQGAFIIDELTSLVEDAVLQEFDRLNDRGGVLGSMETQYQRGKIQEESMHYEMKKHSGELPIIGVNTYLNPNPPSEEDIDNMEIARATKEEKEAQIRNLRAFQSAHASESEQALHDLQQTAISGGNVFAELMKTVQVASLGQITNALYEVGGQYRRNM from the coding sequence ATGGCAACTGAGGAAATTTATAAACCGAAACACCATATTCGTTTTGTAACTGCATCGAGTCTATTTGATGGTCATGATGCGTCCATCAATATCATGCGGAGAATTTTACAGTCAACAGGAGCGGAAGTCATTCATCTAGGTCATAACCGATCAGTTGAGGAAGTTGTAAACGCTGCCATTCAAGAGGATGTGCAAGGAATTGCGATTTCGTCTTATCAAGGCGGACACGTTGAGTACTTTAAGTATATGTACGATCTTTTGAAAGAGCGCGGGGCTTCGCATATTAAAATCTTCGGAGGTGGCGGAGGAGTCATTATCCCGAAGGAAATCAAAGAACTTCATGAATACGGCATCCAGTGGATCTTCTCTCCTGAAGACGGACGGAAAATGGGTTTGCAAGGGATGATTAACCGGATTATGGAACTATCGGATTTCTCCACGACACCCGAAAATGAAGAAGCCAATCTAGAAAAATTGACAGCTGAGACACCTGGTGTGCTAGCCAATTTGATAACGTATGTGGAAGAGAAACATTTGCAGAAAGACGAAGCGGCAGAAACGTTATTGGAACAAGCACGAAGTCTGTCTAAAAACACGCCCGTTCTAGGAATTACAGGTACTGGCGGAGCAGGGAAAAGTTCATTGACAGATGAATTGATCAGACGTTTCTTGCGCGAGTTTCCTGATAAACGGGTAGCGATTCTATCCATCGACCCGACAAAACAAAAAACGGGTGGCGCATTGCTGGGCGACCGGATTCGCATGAATGCGATATTCAATAACCGCGTCTATATGCGCAGTTTAGCGACAAGAGGTTCACGTTCAGAATTGACGACAGCGATTCATGATGTGTTAGATGTGACGAAAGCGGCAGGGTATGACTTGATCATCGTCGAGACGAGTGGAATCGGGCAAGGAGATGCGCAAATTACGGATATCTCAGACGTTTCGATGTACGTCATGACGAGTGAATTCGGTGCGCCAACTCAGCTTGAGAAAATCGATATGATTGACTTCGCAGATTTAATTGTCATCAATAAATTTGAGCGTAAAGGTTCAGAAGATGCATTAAACCAAGTTCGTAAACAATACCAGCGAAGCCATACATTGTTTGATAAAGAGCTGGAAGAAATGCCGGTGTTCGGTACAATCGCAAGTCAATTCAACGATAAAGGAACAAACATCTTATTCGCAGCACTCGTCGATCAGCTCAATAAAACATGTGACTTCGATTGGACGACAAGTTACTCGGAATCGATCACAGAGCAAAAGCAAACTGTCATCATCCCCCCAGACCGTAGCCATTACTTGCGCGAAATTGCATCGACGGTTCGGACGTATCATGCAAAGTCCAAACAACAGGAAGAATTGGCACGCCGCTTATTTCAGCTTGAAGGAGCGATAGAATCTGTCAAAGAAGCAGATTCCAATGAAGCGCTGCTCGATTCTTTAACAAACATAAAAGAAGGAATCGAAGAACAATTGACTGGTGAATCTAAGCGTACGTTAGCGAACTGGGAGTCATTACGGAAATCATACGAGCAGGACGAATATGTCGTGAAAATTCGCGATAAAGAAATTCGTACATCTCTCCAGACGACTAGTTTATCTGGCTTGAAGATTCCAAAAGTAGTGTTGCCGAAATACAAAGATTACGGAGAAATTTTACGTTTCGTGCACAGCGAAAACGTGCCCGGTTCATTTCCGTACACGGGAGGCGTCTTCCCATTTAAAAGACAAGGAGAAGATCCGAAACGGCAATTCGCAGGGGAAGGGACACCGGAAAGAACGAACCGCAGATTCCACTATGTCTCAAAAGACGACGATGCCAAACGATTATCCACAGCATTCGACTCTGTCACGTTATACGGTGAAGACCCTGACGAACGACCAGACATTTACGGGAAAGTTGGCGAATCAGGAGTCAGTATTTGTACGCTGGAAGACATGAAGAAACTGTATGCTGGATTTGATCTATGCGCGCCTTCTACATCGGTTTCTATGACGATCAACGGACCGGCTCCGATTATTTTGGCAATGTTCATGAATGCCGCAGTTGACCAACAAGTACGAAAAAAAGAAGAAGAACTTGGTCGCACGTTAACGGTAGAAGAATTTACTGACGTACGCGAGATGACATTCCAAACTGTCCGCGGAACAGTGCAAGCAGATATTTTAAAAGAGGACCAAGGGCAAAATACGTGTATCTTCTCTACTGAATTCGCATTGCGTCTCATGGGCGATATTCAGCAATACTTCATTGATAAAAAAGTGCGTAATTACTATTCCGTTTCCATTTCGGGCTATCACATTGCGGAAGCGGGTTCCAATCCGATTTCACAACTAGCCTTCACACTGGCAAACGGTTTCACATACGTGGAGTATTACTTAAGCCGTGGCATGAATATCGACGACTTTGCACCGAACTTATCCTTTTTCTTCTCAAACGGTCTAGATCCGGAATACACCGTAATAGGTCGTGTCGCCCGTCGCATTTGGGCCATTACGATGCGTGATAAATACGGTGCAAATGAACGTAGTCAAAAGTTGAAATATCACATTCAAACATCAGGCCGTAGCTTGCACGCACAGGAAATCGACTTTAATGATATTCGCACGACGTTGCAAGCGTTAATGGCATTACAAGATAACTGTAATTCGCTCCATACCAATGCGTATGACGAAGCGATCACTACACCGACAGAAGAGTCTGTCCGACGTGCCATGGCTATCCAGATGATCATTACAAAAGAGCACGGCTTGTCAAAAAATGAAAATCCACTCCAAGGAGCGTTCATCATTGACGAATTGACGAGTCTAGTAGAAGATGCTGTCCTTCAAGAATTCGACCGGCTCAATGATCGCGGCGGCGTCCTCGGTTCCATGGAAACGCAATATCAGCGGGGCAAAATTCAGGAAGAGTCGATGCACTATGAGATGAAAAAGCATTCAGGTGAATTGCCGATCATTGGTGTCAATACGTACTTAAATCCGAATCCGCCATCAGAAGAAGATATTGATAATATGGAAATTGCCCGCGCCACAAAAGAAGAAAAGGAAGCGCAAATTCGCAACTTGCGAGCATTCCAATCCGCACATGCCAGCGAATCAGAACAAGCCTTGCATGACCTTCAACAAACAGCCATTTCAGGAGGCAACGTCTTTGCAGAGCTAATGAAAACCGTTCAAGTAGCCAGCCTCGGCCAAATCACCAATGCATTGTATGAAGTCGGCGGTCAATATCGACGAAATATGTAA